DNA sequence from the Plodia interpunctella isolate USDA-ARS_2022_Savannah chromosome 12, ilPloInte3.2, whole genome shotgun sequence genome:
attcaTACCATAAGCATCTTCATCTGGATCACCAGAGTAATATTCTAGAACTATCCTATAGACGATGTATCCCAAATTCTTGTACATATTGATTGCAACCTTGTTGCTAACTCTTACAAACAGATCAACAAAGAAAGCTTTCTTcctgaaaaataacaaatgtgtAGTGATTACCaaacatttaagtaataaGCACAGTATAGTCAAGGAAGGCCTGCTCAGGAATGTACAATATATGACAAATCGTGAATTTCATTGTTCTCTTGTCTCAACATATTCCCAGTTTAATCCTCAGCCTATTAGAGTAAACACACTCCCCCCCCCTAGAAATATTCCTTACCCTTCCACATCAATTTAACTCAGACACACTAGTACTTTGCATTTCAGGTACACAAACTTTGGCTATGTGCCAGTGGACAAGTTGCTTCATAGAAAAAAACCTGAGTATCGGCCTATGCTATtactgtatttaattatttatatttattattttcaatatgtaaTGAGTCAGTAATAAAGGGGTGAAAAAGTTTTTGCAACTAACTTTTCTGATACATCTTCCAGTATTTTCATCAATGTGGCAGCAAGACCTAATCTTCTGTAATCGGGACTAACTGTTAATGCTGTCACATGACCATGCCAGTTTTCACCATGCCCTTCAGCTTTACCCATtactgtaaattaaaattaaatcactatataatatattgttcatTTTGTAGACACATTAGCTGTTATATGGGAATTGTAGATAGccatatcaataatataaaaagtataataatcaATGTGGCTatcatacataaaaattagttttcaaaTCTTATGCTCATAGTGCTAGAAGTTAATTTGTTCGAACAAATACAAACTCTACAGCTTACTGTATTAGTAGAGAAACGAAGATTGAAGTACGTATCAATACAAACTTACTATATCCCATAATTTCTCCACTGGGGGACTCGGCTACTTGAAAATATTCTGGCCAATGAGCTAAGTACTGAGTATAAAAAGATAGGCCATAAGTCTCAGTCAAGGGATCCAAGTTTCTGTAAAGTAACAAATGTTATCAGGTTTCAGTGAATAAGTAAagtccaaaaataaaatacaaaaaaatactgaattcatacacattattaaatttcaacatATCTTCACAGGTAAAAGGCCGAATGGTCGTCATCTTTTTTCGTTTTATCAAATTGTTATGCCTATACAATAAAAGATAcgtatttgatttttaatatattgaaataaaataaatctacaacaaattttatatcgaTGTGCCGATAGCATAGAGCAAAAATTCAGTTTGTTGTCGTTGTTTGTCATTGGAATATTGTCAGTGAAAGTGAGTGtgacacttttttttttattccaacggctaaagacaaagaaaattatagacgATGGGCGTACCCAAATGAGacaatttccatacaacttcccTTGTAAAACCaggtcatggaattagtaggtactccgagtacttattaaatccatgaacCAGGTATGTGATGtttaaaagatattattatgattagcGTTCTATCCCGTtactttttgtgtttttaatacGCGTTTCTCTTTTCGTGTGAgcataacaaaaaatcataacgatatatatatatagaccatggaattagtaggtactccacgAAGTAGTAACTAAGTCCATGGTATAGACTAACTAGCCCCTTTTTTTGGTAACTCATTCCAGACCCCAACAGAAAACCTTCACTCAGACAGCCATAACACGTCAGAGCCCAACGTCCGCTGCACTGCACTGCACAtctttttatatctgtgatctTAACAATGTAGGTACCCATAGTTCTGAGGTTCAAATACTTATGTATCGATAACCTCACAGGAATGGAAGAATATTCTACGTCAGTAGTCTGGCAGTGGCAGTTCTCATTATCGTGATgactttaacaaaatattttttttatttaattcgttatttatacaaaaactaaTGCTTACCAATGGAGGagaaatatatacctatatttgttttaaccGGAATTTTCGGAGCAATAATGGCTTTTGGGCCATTTTTGGTACGGAAAGGTCCTAACAGGGGGTGAGTTTTTGTGCCTACACCATACTGTAGGTACTGGTTCTACgctatatatggacaaataataataaaatttcaagcaGACTTTAAACGCTTGGTCTCAGGTACTTTAAGTACACCAAAAATTACACGGAAAGCACCTGGTACTATAACTGGAATAATTCAAAAAGATAACATCATGTAAGTAGTAAaagtaacattaaatatttattaatgtttcagAATGATCCGAATTTGTATTATGATGTCTGCCTTCAGTGTTTGGATATTGTAAGTATAGtctctataatattatgtagcaACAACGTGATGAGAGACGGGGTGGTACCATGAAGTTATAGATATAGAGATCGGGCCACAGAtaaaagagatagcaatatatgTTCTACATGTTTTCTGTTTTCGTAACATATGTCGTTATCgcactttgtaatatttacaattgatagaaagagacaaaacatgctTTACCTTAAAGtatgtttaacttttttataccaAACGAGCACATGTTTTCTTTCCGTGGTAGAATACCACGGAATACTACGTCCATAAATGAAATTCATCCAAATCCTAACttcgtaactaatattataaatgcgaaaataagtttgtttgtttatttgtttgttacctcttcacgctctatctactcaacaaattttcttgaaattttccatatatatgtaggtatgaaGTATGGAGACAaagtaagtattaataatCGCCCGCGTTCCAGACATACATAAATTTCccggaatgaaaggtaccctacctttcattccgggaaattatgtatgtgtgaaattgacgcgggcgaagccgcgggcaaaagcaagttaattataatcataagTTCAAAAACATTTGAGTCACACTATAACTACGCTTAAAAAgcagacgcccgcctgtgaaccgaaaggttcCATGTTTGAATTCGAATCCTATTTAGGTAAGTATGTCACGTGAGtgtgtataccaatctgattcatgtgtAGCAGTTTtgcatagaccaccacttgcatAGCGACAGGCagacatataatataatattacataacttatctatataatttcgGTCGCTTCTAGGTAATCGAAGTTGTCTACCACAAAAAGCATGAAAAGTGCGTACCTGTCTACCACAAAACATAACGTAACACGTTACTGACGTCCACATGCTCTCTCTTTCCCTTATCGtatacgcatcgtgtaaacaATAGATTAGATTGTTTGGACACACTGACGTGCTGTGTTTTATAagttacattgttttttttttttaattacagttGGGTGACTACGTATATTGCTCAAATGAATCCTTTAGCTGGGCCACGCTTACACAATACAACTTTGGCGTGGATTCAATATGCTttcgtatgtatatatatatatttaaagttaaatggTTTTCGAAATatctttcaattttaaattctaaccatatttttttagggtAATACCGTTGCTGGTCCACAATTACGCGTAGTCACTACTTCAACTACGACACCCGATACCTCATCACCTGCTTctgcatttaaaaatatgatgacaATAAGACCACCCAGACCAGATCACAAACCTGGTGAAGGACCAGATTTCGGGCCAGGCCACAGACCCGGTGACGGACCAGATTTTGGGCCAGGTCACAGACCAGGTGAAGGACCAGATTTTGGACCAGGTCACATACCCGGTTACGGACCAGATTTTGGACCAGGTGAAGGACCAGATTTTGGACCAGGTCACAGACCAGGTGAAGGACCAGATTTAGGACCAGGTCACAGACCCGGTGACGGACCAGATTTTGGACCAGGTTACAGACCAGGTGAAGGACCAGTTTTCGGACCAGGTCATAGACCCGGTGACGGACCAGATTTTGGACCAGGTCACAGACCAGGTGAAGGACCAGATTTTGGACCAGGTCACAAACCAGGTGAAGGACCAGAATTAGGACCAGGCCACAGACCTGGTGAAGGACCGGATTTTGGACCAGGCCACAGACCTGGTGACGAACTTGATTATGGACCAGGTCATAGACCCGGTCACAGACCTGGCGAAGGACCTAATTTTGGACCAGGTCACAGACCTGGTGAAGGACCTGATTTTGGACCAGGTCACAGTCCCGGTGAAGAACCAGACTTTGGGCCAGGCCACAGACCCGGTGACGGACTTGATTATGGACCAGGTCATAGACCCGGTCACGGACCTGGCGAAGGACCGGATTTTGGACCAGGCGAAGGACCAGATTTTGGACCAGGTCACAGACCTGGTGAAGGACCGGATTTTGGACCAGGACACAGACCCGGTGACGGACTAGATTATGGTCCAGGTCATAAACCCGGTCACAGACCTGGCGAAGGGGCGGATTTCGGACCAGGTTATAAACCTGGTGAAGGACAAGATTTTGGACCAGGCCATAGACCTGGTGAAGGACCAGACTTTGGGCCAGGTCATAGACCTGGTGAAGGACCAGATTTTGGACCAGGCCACAGACCTGGTGAAGGGCCAGATTTTGGGCCAGGCCATAGACCTGGTGAAAGACCAGATTTAGGACCAGGGCACAGACCTGGAGAAGGACCAGATTTTGGACCAGGATACAAACCTGGTGAGGGACCAGACTTTGGGCCAGGTCATAGACCTGGTGAAGGACCAGACTCTGGGCCAGGTCACAGACCTGGTGAAGGATCGGATTTTGGACCAGGTCATAGACCAGAAGAAGGACCAGATTTTGGACCAGGATACAAACCTGGTGAGGGACCAGGCCATAGGCCTGGTGAAGGACCAGGCTCTGGGCCAGGTCACAGACCTGGTGAAGGATCGGATTTTGGACCAGGTCATAGACCAGGAGAAGGACCAGATTTTGGACCAGGATACAAACCTGGTGAGGGACCAGACTTTGGACCTGACCATAGGCCTGGTGAAGGGCCAGACTCCGGGCCCGGTCACAGACCTGGCGAGGGACCAGATTTTGGTCCAGGTCACAAGCCTGGTGAAGAACCAGACTTTGGTCCAGGTCACCGGCCGGATGAGGGACCCGACTTTAGTCCAGGTTACAAACCCGGTGAAGGACCAGATTCTGGACCGGGTCACAGGCCAAGTGAAGGGCCAGACTTTGGTCCAGGACATAGACCAGGTGTTGGACCAGATTTGGGACCCGGTCATAGACCTGGTGAAGGACCTGATTTTGGACCGGGTGTTGAACCAGGTGAAGGTCCCGATTATGGATCAGGCCAGAAACCCGGTGAAGGACCTGTTTTTGTACCAGGTGATAGTCCCGGTGAAGGACCGAACTTTGGACCGGGTCAAGGGCCTGGTGAAGGACCCGACTTTGGACCTGGTCATATACCTGGTGAAGGGCCGGACTTTGTACCGGGTCACAGGCCCGGTGAAGGACCAGAGTTTGGACCAGGCCACGGGCCTGGTGAGGAGCCAGACTCTGGTCCAGGCCACAGGCCTGGTCAGGGACCTGAGGGACCAGACTACGGACCAGGATATAAACCTGGTGAGGGACCAGAATTTGGACCAGGATACAAACCCGGTGAGGGAACAGACTTTGGACCAGACCATAGGCCTGGTGAAGGACCGGTTTTGGGACCAGGTCACAGTCCTGGTGAGGGACCAGACTTTGGACCAGGTTACAAACCCGGTGAGGGACCAGACCATAGCCCTGGTGAAGGACCGGATTTTGGACCCGGCCACAGGCCTGGTGGAGGTGAAGACTTTGGACCAGGTCACATGCCTGGTGAGGGACCAGACTCTAGACCAGGTCAGAGGCCGAGTGAGGGACCAGACTTTGGTCCTGGTCACAGACCTGGTGAAGGACCGGATTCTGGACCAGGTCACGGGCCCGGTGAGGGACCAGGCTTTGGACCAGGTCACAGGCCGATTGAGGGACCAGACTTTGGTCCAGGTCACAGACCCGGTGAAGGACCAGACTCTGGTCCAGGTCACAGGCCTGGTGAGGGACCTGAATTTGGTCCAGGTCATAGGCCGGGTGAGGGTCCTGACTTTGGTCCAGGTCACAGACCCGGCGAAGGACCAGAATCTGGACCAGGTCACAGGCCTGATGAGGGACCAGACTTTGGACCAGGTCACAGGCCGGGTGAGGGATCAGACTTTGGTCCAGGTCACAGACCCGGTGAAGGATCAGATTCTGGACCAGGTCACAGGCCGGGTTATGGACCAGACTTTGGACCAGGTCATAGACCCGGTGAAGGAGGAGGATCGGATTTTGGACCAGGTGGTGGACCCGATTATGGACCAGAAGGTGTGGAAACGAGTCGCAAACCAGGTCTAATCCTTGGACCAGATGGCAATCCGATTATTGAATCATTTGAATTGAACACTGTTGAAATACCTGATGAAGCACCGAAAGAGATACCAGACGAAATGTTTTTGTACGTTGAGTAGGTTTTTCtgtttttctaatatattattcgGTATACGGTATATTGCATCAGAATTATTTCCATTTCACTCTGTGTCCTGGCAAAGTGCACACTAGTCTATAGTTTTTTAGCAGTCATTACGTATAGTAACCTAACACGCAATTCACAGcgaaagttatttaaattgtctGTTATTATGTTACCATACCCAATTCGCAACAATAATGGTCCCAACGCTTCGAGAGAAAGATTTTAATTCTGAAATTGTCCGCTGTTTCTATTTAAGTACTATTTTCTATAGACTATGTTACTATACGTAAATGTTACTTACCTAATAGTAACATTCATAACAAGATTTTGATCTTTAAATTATCTTCTGTTTCTCTTACAACGGACTTCACTTTTTCTGTTTAGTGAATTATATTGAAGtctattattatgtactttttttaattccagctaagtatacctactttatttagCGTATTTGTTAATGTTAGTACTATACAAACTAATTAAAccatttatgtatgtacttctTACCTGTTCTTATTTCAGTAGATAACGTCAACTGCTTGATAAATGACAAGTGTCTACAACGTCAAAaagtaaacatatattatttgatgtgCTTACTTTTCGACTCACTCTAGCATCGAATCTTAGCCCATGAAAACGAAGTGAGCAATAGATATGTTTTATTGGCTTACTTTTCGCTCAAACTTATGATGGCTCGTTGTTGTACGCAAAGTGTCTGACGATTCGATTTACTTTAGGATTTTTGGCTCGACGTTACAACGGCTCGTCACAAAGCACTGTGGAGAGAATCTATCTACACCGAAAAAGTCggcaaattaataaacaatttatagaaACTATCACACAATCATGGTGAATTCTTATAAAGTCAGATTATCAAATTCTTCACCCCTATGTAGTCAACATACCACCTCATCGTACCTTCCGTTTTGGTTCCTCTTTTCTTCTACGAACTCCTGAGGTCTGAAATTATCTCCCTGCATCGTCTTAGAGTACCTAAGCATTATTATAGGCAAGTACCTAAGCATTATCATATAGGCATTATTTGTAGATTCCCATCAGGCTAGATAGAGGTCAAACGcatttaaatttctaatataaaaaaaaacattctgaATAGGTATAGCCAAATTAGAGCATCGAGAGATTTATTCGAGGAATGTGTGGTGGAACCTAATTGTACGgattacctactaattccatggttatATGTGATACGAGCCATTTGTACCCTACGTCATAACGTAGGGTACAAATAACGTAGGGTACAAATGGCTAATCCGCTCTACTTCGGTGCTCGTAGAAGGAACGCAAGAAGTACTGGCCAGATTATTactattagtaggtactaattccatgcataTAACAGAACAGTATTACTTGTCGTAAATATGcacatttttaaaagctttatgAACTCCTACCATAGAGTAAACTGTGATCATTATAATCTTTACCTTCACAACTttgtgataattaaatttagacaATTTCTGACAGACATTCTACTTTGAGCTTTGGTAACTTCATCATATGATTTGCatctattgtttttattgttttctttttgattgGAATATCATTTGCGTTAGAAGTGCTTGAGatcatattaataatacacacaaaatattattgaacaaTACATTTGCATTATTCCTGAAGTTCAGCTGATCTGATTCCAATCAGACCTCAGAAATggataagaaatatataccaATAATCGTGATAACAAGTGTTTTTGGAGCAATTTTTGCTTTTGGACCTTGTTTCGTACGGAAAGGACCAAACAGcgggtaatttttttttcttttagctACTGACTACCTACAAATTAAGCGTCGAGTCGTCGACCGTATGTCCATTCAAGGGGTAAAATGGAAAGGGAAACATGGAAGAAAATTCCACCGACAAACGTAAATGATGATGACTTACTTTACTTTGTATCTGCTACTTTACTTTAGTTAGATAACTAAAGTAACAGATACAAGGCCTACCAGGAAACAAACAACCACGTAGCACGTGCACGTTTGCAACGTcgacatgctgtctcttttacCCATATCGTTTACACATCGTGTTTAAATAGAGAGAATGTGTGGACGTAATGACGTGCTACGTTTTACTATTTCATGGTAGCCTCCCGGTTGGTTTATTAAATCGTATGACTTTCAATTGATATCTAccttttatataagtactagtTTATTGATTGgcgttaaatttataataataataattgtagtaataaactctttattgcaccataaAAACATACGAggagtaggtacataaacaAAAGGAAATGCTTTATGTCATTGATAAGGTTAatttaacttgtttttttttaccttttaatttatttcagaatgaTTAAAGCTTGTATTATGATGACCGCATTTAGCGTTTGGatattgtaagtataatatacgTTTAGTTCCTATTACCTGATGTACTCATCTGAAGTTGGCAGAGCTTTGAGTCCATCAGCAGTCTTGCTAAATGTCGGTAAAGTTTCATATCTTtcatttcgctcatacaatAAAGAGAAACGCGTAATATAAATACACGAGAAGGAACGggacaaaataatatctattattCCTTTCCGTGTGCGCTGTTTTATACTAGGCCAAATCTGCTGTTTAGTATGAGATGGTCCGAGAAATTTTATGGAAATCCTCCATCTCATTTCGGTACGCTAGCTTGTCATTTTAGAATTCTTTGTCTTTGATACAAGGATATTACAGAATAGAAAATGTAGTGAAGTAGTCTATGACCATCATAAAGTAAACAAGATCGAGGATCGTGATGATCGTAAAGTACGAGTATGTTTCGTCATTGTCGCACttcacaatttttataattgacagaacgagacaaaacataagtAATTAAGCTTAAAGTGTGCGATAGCTTGTTGTGAATGGGATACACGCTTGTGTACCTTacgtgtataaaaataaaatcttattgtTTGCTCATTTCAGCTGGGTTACTGCTTATATTGCACAAATGAATCCTTTAGCTGGACCGCGCCTACACAACACCACATTAGCATGGATACAATACGCTTTTGTATGTGATATTTCATAGTATCgtatttatcatcatcaaagATCAAAGTAATgactttgaaaattaaaacaaaaataggtcTTTTTATCAAACCTATAAATTCATGGACTGGTGATacaaagtaatgaaaaaatttaCACTTTTCGTacgtgttttgtatttttacgatgacctttcttttttctaaattctaTAATTCTAGGCCAACGGCATGTATCCTATTAGGTTTTTATTCCCTTATGTGAAAATAATGGTCACGATTTTTTATGTCGTTTGAAGATTACAAGTTTGAACCCTAAAAAGCGAGGAGAAACCTCGGTAACTCTCGTGTCTTTAATCCAACTCGTTCTTGACTGATCTCAACTCAActacctaattataatattatacttactttttttttcacgatAATGGTTCTCACATTGTGACGTTACTTGTGCCTACATAAAAGTCCCCtatgtatagtatttttttgtttttgacatattGAAAAAAGTTCGTTATTTACTTAGTgatttgacttgatggcaatttttaatgttcattatttttaggGTAACACGGTGGCTACACCGTTGGCTGAAACTgacattgatttatttgaagaTGATGATAGAGACTCAAACTCagattattatacttaattaaatcatatataaatactattaaatagAATGAATCGTATTCTAAAGGTAAGATTCAGTAGATGTTCAAAGGTTTACGAATATCAAGTACCTAGATCATTAGTATAGTTAggtactatactatactatacgacctccgtggcctggtcatcatgccggactgctacaatGAAggccccgggttcgaaccccgg
Encoded proteins:
- the LOC128674179 gene encoding V-type proton ATPase subunit e 2-like produces the protein MDKKYIPIIVITSVFGAIFAFGPCFVRKGPNSGMIKACIMMTAFSVWIFWVTAYIAQMNPLAGPRLHNTTLAWIQYAFGNTVATPLAETDIDLFEDDDRDSNSDYYT
- the LOC128674125 gene encoding fibroin heavy chain-like isoform X2; this encodes MEEKYIPIFVLTGIFGAIMAFGPFLVRKGPNRGMIRICIMMSAFSVWIFWVTTYIAQMNPLAGPRLHNTTLAWIQYAFGNTVAGPQLRVVTTSTTTPDTSSPASAFKNMMTIRPPRPDHKPGEGPDFGPGHRPGDGPDFGPGHRPGEGPDFGPGHRPGEGPDLGPGHRPGDGPDFGPGYRPGEGPVFGPGHRPGDGPDFGPGHRPGEGPDFGPGHKPGEGPELGPGHRPGEGPDFGPGHRPGDELDYGPGHRPGHRPGEGPNFGPGHRPGEGPDFGPGHSPGEEPDFGPGHRPGDGLDYGPGHRPGHGPGEGPDFGPGEGPDFGPGHRPGEGPDFGPGHRPGDGLDYGPGHKPGHRPGEGADFGPGYKPGEGQDFGPGHRPGEGPDFGPGHRPGEGPDFGPGHRPGEGPDFGPGHRPGERPDLGPGHRPGEGPDFGPGYKPGEGPDFGPGHRPGEGPDSGPGHRPGEGSDFGPGHRPEEGPDFGPGYKPGEGPGHRPGEGPGSGPGHRPGEGSDFGPGHRPGEGPDFGPGYKPGEGPDFGPDHRPGEGPDSGPGHRPGEGPDFGPGHKPGEEPDFGPGHRPDEGPDFSPGYKPGEGPDSGPGHRPSEGPDFGPGHRPGVGPDLGPGHRPGEGPDFGPGVEPGEGPDYGSGQKPGEGPVFVPGDSPGEGPNFGPGQGPGEGPDFGPGHIPGEGPDFVPGHRPGEGPEFGPGHGPGEEPDSGPGHRPGQGPEGPDYGPGYKPGEGPEFGPGYKPGEGTDFGPDHRPGEGPVLGPGHSPGEGPDFGPGYKPGEGPDHSPGEGPDFGPGHRPGGGEDFGPGHMPGEGPDSRPGQRPSEGPDFGPGHRPGEGPDSGPGHGPGEGPGFGPGHRPIEGPDFGPGHRPGEGPDSGPGHRPGEGPEFGPGHRPGEGPDFGPGHRPGEGPESGPGHRPDEGPDFGPGHRPGEGSDFGPGHRPGEGSDSGPGHRPGYGPDFGPGHRPGEGGGSDFGPGGGPDYGPEGVETSRKPGLILGPDGNPIIESFELNTVEIPDEAPKEIPDEMFLYVE
- the LOC128674125 gene encoding fibroin heavy chain-like isoform X3, coding for MNPLAGPRLHNTTLAWIQYAFGNTVAGPQLRVVTTSTTTPDTSSPASAFKNMMTIRPPRPDHKPGEGPDFGPGHRPGDGPDFGPGHRPGEGPDFGPGHIPGYGPDFGPGEGPDFGPGHRPGEGPDLGPGHRPGDGPDFGPGYRPGEGPVFGPGHRPGDGPDFGPGHRPGEGPDFGPGHKPGEGPELGPGHRPGEGPDFGPGHRPGDELDYGPGHRPGHRPGEGPNFGPGHRPGEGPDFGPGHSPGEEPDFGPGHRPGDGLDYGPGHRPGHGPGEGPDFGPGEGPDFGPGHRPGEGPDFGPGHRPGDGLDYGPGHKPGHRPGEGADFGPGYKPGEGQDFGPGHRPGEGPDFGPGHRPGEGPDFGPGHRPGEGPDFGPGHRPGERPDLGPGHRPGEGPDFGPGYKPGEGPDFGPGHRPGEGPDSGPGHRPGEGSDFGPGHRPEEGPDFGPGYKPGEGPGHRPGEGPGSGPGHRPGEGSDFGPGHRPGEGPDFGPGYKPGEGPDFGPDHRPGEGPDSGPGHRPGEGPDFGPGHKPGEEPDFGPGHRPDEGPDFSPGYKPGEGPDSGPGHRPSEGPDFGPGHRPGVGPDLGPGHRPGEGPDFGPGVEPGEGPDYGSGQKPGEGPVFVPGDSPGEGPNFGPGQGPGEGPDFGPGHIPGEGPDFVPGHRPGEGPEFGPGHGPGEEPDSGPGHRPGQGPEGPDYGPGYKPGEGPEFGPGYKPGEGTDFGPDHRPGEGPVLGPGHSPGEGPDFGPGYKPGEGPDHSPGEGPDFGPGHRPGGGEDFGPGHMPGEGPDSRPGQRPSEGPDFGPGHRPGEGPDSGPGHGPGEGPGFGPGHRPIEGPDFGPGHRPGEGPDSGPGHRPGEGPEFGPGHRPGEGPDFGPGHRPGEGPESGPGHRPDEGPDFGPGHRPGEGSDFGPGHRPGEGSDSGPGHRPGYGPDFGPGHRPGEGGGSDFGPGGGPDYGPEGVETSRKPGLILGPDGNPIIESFELNTVEIPDEAPKEIPDEMFLYVE
- the LOC128674125 gene encoding fibroin heavy chain-like isoform X1 translates to MEEKYIPIFVLTGIFGAIMAFGPFLVRKGPNRGMIRICIMMSAFSVWIFWVTTYIAQMNPLAGPRLHNTTLAWIQYAFGNTVAGPQLRVVTTSTTTPDTSSPASAFKNMMTIRPPRPDHKPGEGPDFGPGHRPGDGPDFGPGHRPGEGPDFGPGHIPGYGPDFGPGEGPDFGPGHRPGEGPDLGPGHRPGDGPDFGPGYRPGEGPVFGPGHRPGDGPDFGPGHRPGEGPDFGPGHKPGEGPELGPGHRPGEGPDFGPGHRPGDELDYGPGHRPGHRPGEGPNFGPGHRPGEGPDFGPGHSPGEEPDFGPGHRPGDGLDYGPGHRPGHGPGEGPDFGPGEGPDFGPGHRPGEGPDFGPGHRPGDGLDYGPGHKPGHRPGEGADFGPGYKPGEGQDFGPGHRPGEGPDFGPGHRPGEGPDFGPGHRPGEGPDFGPGHRPGERPDLGPGHRPGEGPDFGPGYKPGEGPDFGPGHRPGEGPDSGPGHRPGEGSDFGPGHRPEEGPDFGPGYKPGEGPGHRPGEGPGSGPGHRPGEGSDFGPGHRPGEGPDFGPGYKPGEGPDFGPDHRPGEGPDSGPGHRPGEGPDFGPGHKPGEEPDFGPGHRPDEGPDFSPGYKPGEGPDSGPGHRPSEGPDFGPGHRPGVGPDLGPGHRPGEGPDFGPGVEPGEGPDYGSGQKPGEGPVFVPGDSPGEGPNFGPGQGPGEGPDFGPGHIPGEGPDFVPGHRPGEGPEFGPGHGPGEEPDSGPGHRPGQGPEGPDYGPGYKPGEGPEFGPGYKPGEGTDFGPDHRPGEGPVLGPGHSPGEGPDFGPGYKPGEGPDHSPGEGPDFGPGHRPGGGEDFGPGHMPGEGPDSRPGQRPSEGPDFGPGHRPGEGPDSGPGHGPGEGPGFGPGHRPIEGPDFGPGHRPGEGPDSGPGHRPGEGPEFGPGHRPGEGPDFGPGHRPGEGPESGPGHRPDEGPDFGPGHRPGEGSDFGPGHRPGEGSDSGPGHRPGYGPDFGPGHRPGEGGGSDFGPGGGPDYGPEGVETSRKPGLILGPDGNPIIESFELNTVEIPDEAPKEIPDEMFLYVE
- the Naa20A gene encoding N-alpha-acetyltransferase 20; amino-acid sequence: MTTIRPFTCEDMLKFNNVNLDPLTETYGLSFYTQYLAHWPEYFQVAESPSGEIMGYIMGKAEGHGENWHGHVTALTVSPDYRRLGLAATLMKILEDVSEKKKAFFVDLFVRVSNKVAINMYKNLGYIVYRIVLEYYSGDPDEDAYDMRKACSRDVNKNSVIPLAHPVRPEDVD